In Fusobacterium massiliense, a single window of DNA contains:
- the rfaE2 gene encoding D-glycero-beta-D-manno-heptose 1-phosphate adenylyltransferase: protein MNIDKNLAREIIENAKAQNKKVVFTNGCFDILHSGHVTYLEEAKKLGDILVVGVNSDTSVKKLKGETRPVNSQLDRTFVLNGLKSVDYTVIFEENTPEDLIAFLKPSVHVKGGDYQKDDLPETKIVESYGGEVVILNFVEGKSTTNIINKINQK, encoded by the coding sequence ATGAATATAGATAAAAATCTTGCAAGAGAAATTATAGAAAATGCCAAAGCTCAAAATAAAAAAGTTGTCTTTACTAATGGTTGCTTTGATATACTTCATTCAGGACATGTTACTTACCTAGAGGAAGCAAAAAAATTAGGGGATATACTTGTTGTTGGGGTAAACTCTGACACTTCTGTTAAAAAATTAAAAGGAGAAACAAGACCAGTAAATTCTCAACTAGATAGAACTTTTGTTTTAAATGGTTTAAAATCTGTTGATTATACTGTTATCTTTGAAGAAAATACACCTGAAGATTTAATAGCTTTCCTTAAGCCTTCAGTACATGTTAAAGGTGGAGATTATCAAAAAGATGATTTGCCGGAAACTAAAATTGTTGAAAGCTATGGTGGAGAGGTTGTAATTTTAAATTTTGTTGAAGGTAAATCTACTACCAATATTATAAATAAGATTAATCAAAAATAA
- a CDS encoding NUDIX hydrolase, with amino-acid sequence MSNERIISKSKFFESAIMICIAKINGKDCFILEKRAENIRQGGEISFPGGKKDLLDKTFHQTAIRETIEELRIKRKQISNIEKFGIMFAGIGAFIECYICQLNITNIEDIDYNKNEVQKLLAVPIEFFINNKPIIENIEIWNKARFDVKKYNFTKKYINNWKLPDRKIYIYMYENEAIWGITAEIIFEFIEILKEKGNVCKYEYR; translated from the coding sequence ATGTCAAATGAAAGAATAATATCAAAAAGTAAATTTTTTGAAAGTGCTATTATGATTTGCATTGCAAAAATAAATGGTAAAGATTGCTTTATATTAGAAAAAAGAGCTGAAAATATACGACAAGGTGGAGAAATATCTTTTCCAGGAGGCAAAAAAGATTTGTTGGATAAGACATTTCATCAAACAGCTATTAGAGAAACTATTGAAGAATTAAGAATTAAAAGAAAGCAAATTAGCAATATTGAAAAGTTTGGAATTATGTTTGCTGGAATAGGAGCATTCATTGAATGTTATATCTGTCAACTTAATATTACTAATATAGAAGATATAGATTATAATAAAAATGAAGTTCAAAAACTTTTAGCAGTTCCAATAGAATTTTTTATTAATAATAAACCTATAATTGAAAATATTGAAATTTGGAATAAGGCTAGATTTGATGTAAAAAAATATAATTTTACGAAAAAGTATATAAATAATTGGAAGTTACCAGATAGAAAAATATATATTTATATGTATGAAAATGAGGCTATTTGGGGAATTACTGCAGAAATTATTTTTGAATTTATTGAGATTTTAAAAGAGAAAGGAAACGTTTGTAAGTATGAATATAGATAA
- a CDS encoding heavy metal translocating P-type ATPase translates to MKDNNLLSCEIVHRLRGRIRIKSKAFKFVGKVLKSEIEKQLLQVKYIKSAEINLVTGSILIYFEDISLSDQNLINLIQNTLNAHIFEICKNEKNERASKYVIERKLQEESPREIIQKIATTAGLLAYNIFVKSRNPVTATGLRKFFNYNTLATIGLAMPVLKNGLMSLAKNKRPNADTLSSSAIISSILLGKESAALTIMFLEEVSELLTVYTMEKTRGAIKDMLSVGENYVWKEISEDNVKRVPIEEIQKDDIIVVQTGEKISVDGKIIKGEALIDQSSITGEYMPVKKGEGESVYAGTIIKSGNISILAEKVGDDRTVSRIIKLVEDANSNKADIQNYADTFSAQLIPLNFILAGIVYATTRNIGKAMSMLVIDYSCGIRLSTAVAFSAAINTAAKNGILVKGSNFIEELSKAETVIFDKTGTITEGKPKVQSVEVFGNSVSENEMIALAGAAEEQSSHPLAVAIMSEIKDRGLEIPKHGKIKTIVSRGVEVKVDKTKVVRVGSKKFMLESGIDLNIVADAERGVISRGEIGIYVALDDKIIGIIGVSDPPRENIKKAINRLRNYGVDDIVLLTGDLRQQAETIASRMAIDRYESELMPEDKAKNILKFQSKGSNVIMIGDGVNDAPALSYANVGVALGSTRTDVAMEAADITITQDNPLLVPGVIGLSKNTVKTIKENFAMVIGLNTFALVLGATGILAPIYASVLHNSTTILVVMNSLKLLKYDIKSN, encoded by the coding sequence ATGAAAGATAATAATTTGCTTTCCTGTGAAATAGTTCATAGGTTAAGAGGAAGAATTAGAATAAAAAGTAAAGCTTTTAAATTTGTGGGAAAAGTACTAAAATCTGAAATAGAAAAACAATTACTTCAAGTAAAATATATTAAAAGTGCTGAAATAAATCTAGTTACAGGAAGCATTCTTATTTATTTTGAAGATATTTCACTAAGTGACCAAAATTTAATAAATCTTATTCAAAATACTTTGAATGCTCATATCTTTGAAATTTGTAAAAATGAAAAGAATGAGAGAGCATCAAAATATGTAATAGAAAGAAAATTACAAGAAGAATCTCCTAGAGAGATTATACAAAAAATTGCTACAACTGCTGGACTTTTAGCTTATAATATCTTTGTAAAATCAAGAAATCCAGTTACAGCAACAGGATTAAGAAAGTTTTTTAATTATAATACATTAGCTACAATAGGTTTAGCTATGCCAGTGTTAAAGAATGGATTAATGTCTTTAGCAAAAAATAAAAGACCTAATGCAGATACTCTAAGTTCTAGTGCAATAATAAGTAGTATTCTACTTGGAAAAGAAAGTGCGGCATTGACTATAATGTTCTTAGAAGAAGTTTCTGAATTACTTACTGTTTACACTATGGAAAAAACTCGTGGTGCAATTAAAGATATGTTAAGTGTTGGAGAAAATTATGTTTGGAAAGAAATTTCTGAAGATAATGTAAAAAGAGTTCCAATTGAAGAAATACAAAAAGATGATATCATCGTTGTTCAAACAGGAGAAAAAATAAGTGTTGATGGGAAAATAATAAAAGGTGAAGCACTTATAGACCAATCTTCAATAACTGGAGAATATATGCCAGTTAAAAAAGGAGAAGGAGAATCAGTTTATGCTGGAACAATTATAAAAAGTGGAAATATAAGTATTCTAGCTGAAAAAGTTGGAGATGACAGAACAGTTTCGAGAATAATTAAATTAGTTGAAGATGCTAATTCAAATAAAGCTGATATTCAAAATTATGCTGATACTTTCTCTGCTCAACTTATACCTTTAAACTTTATTTTAGCTGGAATAGTTTATGCAACTACTAGAAATATAGGAAAAGCTATGAGTATGCTTGTCATAGACTATTCTTGTGGAATTCGTCTTTCGACTGCCGTTGCTTTTTCAGCTGCAATAAATACAGCAGCAAAGAATGGTATTTTAGTTAAAGGTAGTAACTTTATTGAAGAATTATCAAAAGCAGAAACTGTAATTTTTGATAAAACTGGGACTATAACAGAAGGAAAACCAAAGGTTCAAAGTGTAGAAGTTTTTGGGAATTCTGTATCAGAAAATGAAATGATAGCTCTTGCTGGTGCTGCTGAAGAACAATCTTCACATCCTCTTGCAGTTGCAATAATGTCTGAAATAAAAGATAGAGGACTAGAAATTCCAAAACATGGGAAAATAAAAACTATTGTAAGTAGAGGAGTAGAAGTAAAAGTCGATAAAACTAAAGTTGTTAGAGTTGGTAGCAAAAAGTTTATGTTAGAGTCTGGAATTGACTTAAATATAGTTGCTGATGCTGAAAGAGGAGTTATATCTAGAGGAGAAATTGGAATATATGTAGCCCTAGATGATAAAATTATTGGTATTATCGGAGTTTCAGATCCTCCAAGAGAAAACATAAAAAAAGCAATAAATAGATTAAGAAATTATGGAGTAGATGATATTGTTTTACTAACAGGAGATTTAAGACAACAAGCAGAAACAATAGCTTCAAGAATGGCTATTGATAGATATGAGTCTGAGCTAATGCCTGAAGATAAAGCAAAAAATATCCTAAAATTTCAATCTAAAGGTTCAAATGTAATCATGATAGGAGATGGGGTAAATGATGCACCTGCTTTATCATATGCAAATGTTGGAGTTGCTTTAGGAAGTACAAGAACAGATGTTGCTATGGAAGCTGCTGATATTACAATCACACAAGATAATCCACTTTTAGTACCGGGGGTTATTGGGCTTTCAAAAAATACAGTAAAAACAATTAAAGAAAATTTTGCAATGGTAATTGGACTTAATACTTTTGCCTTAGTTTTGGGTGCAACTGGAATTTTAGCTCCGATCTATGCATCTGTTTTACATAATTCTACAACTATACTTGTTGTTATGAATTCTTTGAAACTATTGAAATATGATATTAAGAGTAACTAG
- a CDS encoding HMA2 domain-containing protein, whose amino-acid sequence MLKNLLKKTYLMFNKVKIVHSIPGRVRLLIPSLDKFPEQMKKYESYITGIIKLKTGINNIEYSYLTSKVLIEYDKTKLNEEDIVNWLNKIWEIIVNNEEVYHGMSVDEVEKNVKKFYNMLKNELEGGK is encoded by the coding sequence ATGTTAAAGAATTTATTAAAGAAAACTTATTTAATGTTTAATAAAGTAAAAATTGTTCATAGTATTCCTGGAAGAGTAAGACTTCTTATTCCATCATTAGATAAATTCCCAGAACAAATGAAAAAATACGAAAGTTATATTACAGGAATCATAAAATTAAAAACTGGTATAAATAATATTGAATATTCTTATCTTACAAGTAAAGTTTTAATAGAATATGATAAAACAAAATTGAATGAAGAAGATATTGTGAACTGGTTAAATAAAATTTGGGAAATAATTGTAAATAATGAAGAAGTTTATCACGGAATGTCTGTAGATGAAGTAGAAAAAAATGTGAAAAAGTTTTATAATATGTTAAAAAATGAATTGGAGGGAGGAAAATAA
- a CDS encoding HMA2 domain-containing protein, with amino-acid sequence MNELKVLPNFYGIFEVKSMTKNRIRVEITKLKNNITEINNLRENLSKISVVKSYKILKSLGSLTIEFDNSQVDAQFMLGIILKLLNLDSELFKERKGKVKENLDGLAKVANITLYNKTKGLFDLNSLVGLILLGYGIKKFKTEPILPSGATLLWWSYRLLGKNS; translated from the coding sequence GTGAATGAATTAAAAGTTTTACCTAATTTTTATGGAATTTTTGAAGTAAAAAGCATGACTAAAAATAGAATAAGGGTTGAAATAACTAAACTAAAAAATAATATTACAGAAATTAATAATTTAAGAGAAAATCTTAGTAAAATTTCTGTTGTAAAGAGTTATAAAATCTTAAAAAGTTTAGGGAGTCTAACTATTGAATTTGATAACAGTCAAGTAGATGCTCAGTTTATGCTTGGAATTATTTTAAAACTTCTTAATTTAGATTCAGAATTATTTAAAGAAAGAAAAGGTAAAGTTAAAGAAAATTTAGATGGGCTTGCTAAGGTGGCTAATATAACTTTATATAATAAAACTAAGGGATTATTTGATTTAAATTCTTTAGTTGGTCTTATATTACTTGGTTATGGTATTAAGAAATTTAAAACTGAACCTATTTTACCTAGTGGAGCAACATTACTTTGGTGGTCATATAGATTATTAGGAAAAAATAGTTAA
- the brnQ gene encoding branched-chain amino acid transport system II carrier protein, protein MYKNKDVFLTGFALFAMLFGAGNLIFPPMLGYETNSTWLITIIAFVITGVGFPFLGIISVSIVGNNMDDFANRVSPIFSKIFAIISILTIGPMLAIPRTGATAYEITFLYNGLDSPIYKYAYLILYFAIVILFSLRASKVIDRVGKILTPILLILLILIIIKGIFATDLYINSDTYPHAFKRGFLEGYQTMDTIASIAYAGIILKSIKNGRNLDRKQEFSFLIKAGLVAIGSLAIIYIGFAFIGAKMHSVLVTEDKIELLVKMTSHLLGKYGTIILAVCVAGACLTTAIGLVATVGEYFSNITKVKYETIVILTVFSSFLLSILGVESIIKIAVPILVLIYPVIISLIILNIFHKYIVNDNIYKGVVLFTGIVGLIEALQVLNLKNDTITSIYEVLPFSDFGLTWLLPGILGFIIFSFLKKKKK, encoded by the coding sequence ATGTATAAAAATAAAGATGTATTTTTAACTGGTTTCGCTTTGTTTGCTATGTTATTTGGAGCTGGAAATTTGATTTTTCCTCCAATGCTCGGATATGAAACTAACTCCACATGGCTTATAACCATAATAGCATTTGTAATAACAGGAGTAGGTTTTCCATTTTTAGGTATAATTTCTGTATCAATTGTTGGAAATAATATGGACGATTTTGCAAATAGAGTTTCCCCAATATTTTCTAAAATATTTGCAATAATATCAATACTTACAATAGGACCTATGCTAGCAATTCCAAGAACAGGAGCAACTGCGTATGAAATTACTTTTTTGTATAATGGCTTAGATAGTCCTATTTATAAATATGCTTACCTTATACTTTATTTTGCTATTGTCATACTTTTTTCTTTAAGAGCAAGTAAAGTTATTGATAGAGTTGGAAAAATATTAACACCTATACTTTTAATATTATTGATATTGATAATTATCAAAGGAATATTTGCAACTGATTTATATATAAATTCTGACACATATCCTCATGCTTTTAAAAGAGGTTTTTTAGAGGGATACCAAACTATGGATACAATAGCTTCCATAGCCTATGCTGGAATTATATTAAAATCTATAAAAAATGGTAGAAATTTAGATAGAAAACAAGAATTTTCTTTTTTGATAAAAGCAGGTCTAGTTGCTATTGGTTCACTAGCTATAATCTATATCGGATTTGCCTTTATTGGTGCTAAAATGCATTCTGTTCTTGTCACAGAAGATAAAATAGAATTGCTAGTAAAAATGACTTCTCACCTTTTAGGAAAATATGGAACTATAATTCTTGCAGTTTGTGTTGCTGGTGCTTGTCTAACTACTGCTATTGGACTTGTTGCCACAGTTGGAGAATACTTTAGTAATATAACTAAAGTAAAATATGAAACTATTGTTATCCTAACAGTTTTTTCAAGTTTTCTATTATCTATATTAGGCGTTGAGAGTATAATTAAAATAGCAGTCCCAATTTTAGTTCTAATATATCCCGTAATTATATCTTTAATAATTTTAAATATTTTTCATAAATATATCGTTAATGACAATATCTATAAAGGTGTTGTCCTTTTTACAGGTATTGTTGGTCTAATAGAAGCACTACAAGTATTGAATTTAAAAAATGATACTATTACTTCTATATATGAAGTTTTACCTTTTTCTGATTTTGGTTTAACTTGGTTATTGCCAGGAATTTTAGGTTTTATTATATTTTCATTTTTAAAAAAGAAAAAGAAATAA
- a CDS encoding cyclodeaminase/cyclohydrolase family protein, with translation MKLVDLEVSKFIDVVDSDSPAPGGGSVAALASSLGVSLARMVAHLSFGKKKYEALPDDVKAKFVKNFDELLKIKDELTALVDKDTEAFNAISAAFKLPKETEEDKAKRHDAIQEATKGAIKTPYDIVILSGKAISLLGEILTNGNQNAITDIGVGALLLMTGLEGGILNVKINLLGIDDKAYVEKINKDIAEAKVVAEKEKERIMEIVNSAL, from the coding sequence ATGAAATTAGTAGATTTAGAAGTATCAAAATTTATAGATGTTGTTGACTCTGACTCTCCAGCACCTGGTGGAGGATCTGTTGCTGCTCTAGCTTCATCTTTAGGAGTAAGTTTAGCAAGAATGGTTGCTCATTTAAGTTTTGGAAAGAAAAAATATGAAGCTTTACCTGATGATGTTAAAGCTAAATTTGTTAAAAACTTTGATGAATTGTTAAAAATTAAAGATGAATTAACTGCTTTAGTTGATAAAGATACAGAAGCATTTAATGCAATCTCAGCTGCATTCAAATTACCAAAAGAAACTGAAGAAGATAAAGCTAAAAGACATGATGCAATTCAAGAAGCTACTAAGGGAGCAATAAAAACTCCTTATGATATAGTTATTTTATCTGGAAAAGCTATCAGTTTACTTGGAGAAATTTTAACAAATGGAAACCAAAATGCAATAACTGATATAGGAGTGGGAGCTTTACTTTTAATGACAGGATTAGAAGGTGGAATTTTAAATGTTAAGATAAATCTTTTAGGAATTGATGATAAAGCTTATGTTGAAAAAATTAATAAAGATATAGCTGAAGCAAAAGTTGTTGCTGAAAAAGAAAAAGAAAGAATTATGGAAATTGTTAATTCTGCTCTTTAA
- the hutI gene encoding imidazolonepropionase, translating into MADLVLYNIGQLVTSRELDNSKKMDNIEVIENNGYIVIEKDKIVAVGSGEVPKEFLTPATEMVDLSGKLVTPGLIDSHTHLVHGGSRENEFAMKIAGVPYLEILEKGGGILSSLKSTRNASEQELIEKTLKSLRHMLELGVTTVEAKSGYGLNLEDELKQLEVTKILGYLQPVTLVSTFMAAHATPPEYKNNKEGYVEEVIRMLPIVKERNLAEFCDIFCEDKVFSVDESRRILTVAKELGYKLKIHADEIVSLGGVELAAELGATTAEHLMKITDSGINALANSNVIADLLPATSFNLMEHYAPAKKMIEAGIEVALSTDYNPGSCPSENLQFVMQIGAAHLKMTPKEVFKAVTINGAKAVAKQDTIGSIEVGKKADIAVFDVPNMAYFLYHFGINHTDSVYKNGKLVFKR; encoded by the coding sequence ATGGCAGATTTAGTTTTATACAATATTGGACAATTAGTAACTTCAAGAGAGCTTGATAACTCTAAGAAAATGGATAATATTGAAGTAATAGAAAATAATGGATATATAGTAATAGAAAAAGATAAAATAGTTGCTGTTGGAAGTGGAGAAGTTCCAAAAGAATTTTTAACACCAGCAACAGAAATGGTAGATTTAAGTGGTAAATTAGTTACTCCTGGTCTTATAGATTCTCACACACATTTAGTTCATGGAGGGTCTAGGGAAAATGAATTTGCTATGAAAATTGCAGGAGTTCCTTACCTAGAAATTTTAGAAAAAGGTGGAGGAATTTTAAGCTCTTTAAAATCTACAAGAAATGCAAGTGAACAAGAGCTTATAGAAAAGACTTTAAAAAGTTTAAGACATATGTTAGAGCTTGGAGTTACAACTGTTGAAGCTAAAAGTGGATATGGATTAAATTTGGAAGATGAATTAAAACAATTAGAAGTTACTAAAATTTTAGGCTACTTACAACCAGTAACTTTAGTTTCAACATTTATGGCTGCTCATGCTACACCCCCTGAATATAAAAATAATAAAGAAGGTTATGTAGAAGAAGTTATAAGAATGTTACCTATTGTTAAAGAAAGAAATTTAGCAGAATTCTGTGATATTTTCTGTGAAGATAAAGTTTTCTCTGTTGATGAAAGTAGAAGAATTTTAACTGTTGCAAAAGAATTAGGATATAAATTAAAAATTCATGCTGATGAAATTGTTTCACTTGGTGGAGTTGAACTTGCTGCTGAATTAGGAGCAACTACTGCTGAACACTTAATGAAAATAACTGACTCAGGAATAAATGCACTTGCTAATAGTAATGTAATAGCCGATTTACTTCCTGCAACTTCATTTAACTTAATGGAACACTATGCTCCTGCAAAAAAAATGATAGAAGCTGGAATAGAAGTTGCATTATCTACTGACTATAATCCTGGTTCTTGTCCATCAGAAAACTTACAATTTGTTATGCAAATTGGAGCTGCTCATTTAAAAATGACACCTAAAGAAGTTTTTAAAGCAGTTACTATAAATGGAGCAAAAGCTGTTGCTAAACAAGATACAATAGGTTCTATTGAAGTTGGTAAAAAAGCAGATATAGCTGTTTTTGATGTGCCAAATATGGCTTATTTCTTATATCATTTTGGAATAAATCATACTGACAGTGTTTACAAAAATGGAAAATTAGTTTTTAAAAGATAA